A single window of Solanum dulcamara chromosome 5, daSolDulc1.2, whole genome shotgun sequence DNA harbors:
- the LOC129889418 gene encoding BURP domain-containing protein 17-like, translating to MELYHQYYFFTLFSIVFVVSHAANLSPEVYWKVKLPNTPMPTPIKDCLYISEKTTSNGDGSTKVRQPYGVSIWYKAASENELHKVRQPWGVGSWYKAASENELHKVRQPYGVFSWYKAASENELDKVRQPYGVFSWYKPASENELHKVRQPYGVGIWYKPASENELHKVRQPYGVGIWYKAASENELHKVRQPFGVGIWYKAASENELHKVRQPYGVFSWYNGANKKDLNENHQVTPYFFETDLHQGKKMNLQSLKNYNPAPILPRKVVDSIPFSSDKIEEILNNFSVDKDSERAKVIKKTIKMCEDPAGNGEVKHCATSLESMVEFTLSHLGTNNIIAISTEVEKETPEVQTYTIEKVEEKANGKGVVCHKVAYPYAVHFCHDVGSTRTFMVSMVGADGTKVNAVSVCHEDTASMNPKALPFQLLNVKPGDKPICHFILDDQIALFPSQNAVLQVAEN from the exons ATGGAGTTGTATCACCAATATTACTTCTTCACACTTTTTTCT ATTGTTTTTGTAGTAAGTCATGCAGCAAATTTATCTCCTGAGGTGTATTGGAAAGTCAAATTGCCCAATACTCCCATGCCTACGCCTATCAAGGATTGCCTATACATTTCTG AGAAAACTACATCTAATGGAGATGGAAGCACCAAAGTGCGCCAACCCTATGGAGTGTCTATATGGTATAAGGCTGCCTCCGAGAACGAGCTTCACAAAGTACGACAACCATGGGGAGTGGGTTCATGGTATAAGGCTGCATCAGAGAACGAGCTTCACAAAGTACGCCAACCATATGGAGTGTTTTCATGGTATAAGGCTGCCTCCGAGAACGAGCTTGACAAAGTACGCCAACCATATGGAGTGTTTTCATGGTATAAGCCTGCCTCCGAGAACGAGCTTCACAAAGTACGCCAACCATATGGAGTGGGTATATGGTATAAGCCTGCCTCCGAGAACGAGCTTCACAAAGTACGCCAACCATATGGAGTGGGTATATGGTATAAGGCTGCCTCCGAGAACGAGCTTCACAAAGTACGACAACCCTTTGGAGTGGGTATATGGTATAAGGCTGCCTCCGAGAACGAGCTTCACAAAGTACGACAGCCATATGGAGTGTTTTCATGGTACAATGGCGCTAATAAGAAAGATCTTAATGAAAATCACCAAGTCACCCCATACTTCTTTGAAACAGATTTACATCAAGGGAAAAAAATGAATCTTCAATCTCTCAAAAACTATAATCCAGCTCCCATTTTGCCTCGCAAAGTTGTAGATTCCATCCCTTTCTCATCGGACAAAATTGAGGAAATTCTTAATAACTTTTCCGTTGATAAGGACTCAGAACGTgcaaaagtgatcaagaaaacaATCAAAATGTGTGAAGACCCCGCGGGTAACGGAGAGGTAAAACATTGTGCCACTTCTTTGGAATCTATGGTTGAATTCACCTTATCTCACCTGGGAACAAACAATATTATAGCAATTTCCACTGAGGTAGAGAAGGAAACTCCAGAGGTGCAAACATATACCATCGAAAAAGTGGAAGAGAAAGCAAACGGAAAAGGTGTTGTATGCCATAAAGTGGCTTATCCATATGCAGTACACTTTTGCCATGATGTAGGAAGCACTAGGACTTTTATGGTCTCTATGGTGGGTGCTGATGGAACAAAAGTTAATGCAGTATCAGTCTGCCATGAGGATACTGCATCCATGAACCCTAAGGCATTGCCTTTTCAGTTGCTCAACGTTAAGCCTGGAGATAAGCCTATTTGCCATTTCATTTTGGACGATCAAATTGCCTTGTTTCCTTCTCAAAACGCAGTTCTTCAAGTGGCTGAAAACTAA